In Gammaproteobacteria bacterium, the following are encoded in one genomic region:
- a CDS encoding phosphoglycerate dehydrogenase: MKRTSYNKSQMKVVLLEGIHPNAKNMFEADGYTHVECYEKALPPEQLATVLKNARFIGIRSRTQLTEQILEAAPNLLAIGCFCIGTNQVDLEAAEKRGVPVFNAPFANTRSVAELVVAEMVMLMRGIPEKNAAAHRHQWLKSAANAYEVRGKTVAIIGYGHIGSQVGVLAEALGMRVRFFDIANKLALGNAVRCQSFEEAVNGAEIVTFHVPATPETRHMVNAETLAMMKPGVAIINASRGHVIDVAALVDALKSGHVRGAAIDVFPKEPTSNQEPFESPLCEFDNVLLTPHIGGSTQEAQANIGIEVAEKLIAYSNTGTTTGAVNFPQVGLPQQENAFRILHIHHNQPGVLSQINELFSKRDINIVGQYLQTSKHIGYVVTDIDRQSDESILHDLKAVPGTIRARILY; this comes from the coding sequence ATGAAAAGAACCTCCTATAACAAGTCTCAAATGAAGGTCGTTTTGCTTGAGGGGATTCATCCTAATGCGAAAAACATGTTTGAAGCAGACGGCTATACACATGTCGAATGTTACGAAAAAGCCTTACCGCCCGAACAGTTGGCAACTGTCCTGAAAAACGCGCGGTTTATCGGTATCCGCTCGCGGACGCAGCTGACGGAACAGATACTTGAGGCCGCACCGAATCTACTGGCGATCGGTTGTTTTTGCATCGGCACCAATCAGGTTGATCTTGAGGCAGCTGAAAAGCGGGGCGTTCCTGTATTTAATGCGCCGTTTGCCAATACAAGAAGCGTTGCCGAATTGGTCGTGGCTGAAATGGTGATGCTTATGCGTGGCATTCCCGAAAAAAATGCTGCGGCACATCGCCACCAATGGCTGAAGTCTGCGGCCAATGCGTATGAAGTCAGAGGCAAAACAGTCGCGATCATTGGGTATGGTCATATCGGTTCGCAGGTGGGTGTTTTGGCGGAAGCTTTGGGGATGCGTGTTCGCTTCTTCGATATTGCGAACAAATTGGCTTTGGGCAATGCTGTGCGTTGTCAAAGTTTCGAAGAGGCGGTCAACGGCGCTGAGATAGTGACCTTTCATGTGCCAGCCACACCTGAGACCCGCCATATGGTGAATGCTGAAACGCTCGCCATGATGAAACCTGGCGTGGCGATTATCAATGCCTCACGCGGCCATGTCATCGACGTGGCCGCACTTGTCGATGCGTTAAAAAGTGGACATGTGCGGGGCGCGGCGATAGATGTTTTCCCTAAGGAGCCGACCTCTAATCAAGAACCATTTGAATCGCCACTATGTGAATTCGATAACGTCCTGCTAACGCCTCATATCGGCGGCAGTACCCAAGAGGCCCAAGCCAATATCGGCATAGAAGTGGCGGAAAAACTCATCGCGTATAGCAACACCGGCACCACCACCGGGGCCGTCAACTTCCCACAGGTCGGGCTGCCGCAACAAGAAAACGCATTTCGTATTTTGCATATTCACCACAACCAGCCAGGGGTGCTCAGCCAGATCAACGAGTTGTTCTCGAAGCGAGATATCAATATAGTTGGTCAGTACTTACAAACATCAAAACACATTGGCTATGTGGTCACAGACATTGATCGCCAATCTGATGAGAGCATCCTCCATGATTTGAAAGCCGTTCCCGGCACCATTCGCGCTCGTATTCTTTATTAG